The DNA window CGGGTGAACGCTAAAGAACGCCTCCTTTATCCACTGAAAAAAGTAAATGGGCAGTGGATCCGTGTTTCATGGGAAGAAGCGCTCGATGACATCGCCGGGAAAATGCGAGAGTTAAAAGAACGGTTCGGTCCGACAGCGGTGCTCCATAGTCATGATTACGCCAATAACGGGCTGCTGAAAAATTTGGACCGACGCTTTTTCAACTGCTATGGCGGCGTGACAGAGCTTGTCGGCAGCCTTTGCTGGGGCGCGGGGATTGAAGCGCAAACGTGGGATTTTGGCAACGCGTACAGCCATGCGCCGGAAGATATCGACAACAGCCGCCATATCGTCATTTGGGGGCGAAACGTTGCCCGAACGAACATGCATTTATTTGAACGGTTGCTTGCAGCGAAAAAGCGCGGCGTGACGATCGTCGTCATTGATCCGTTGTTCGGACCGACGGCGCGCATCGCTGATCGGTACGTATGTGTGAAACCAGGAATGGACGCTTTTTTGGCGATGGGCATTATGAAAGAGCTGCTTCGGCTCGGGCTTGAAGACCGTTCCTTTATCGAGCAGCATACAATCGGATTTCGCGACGTCGAACAAGTGCTGCAGACGATTTCATTTGAGGAAATCGAGCGGCATACCGGCGTCAGCCGCCATGTGATGACAGAGCTCGCCCGGCTTTATGGCGACCGGCCGACAGCGACATACCTTGGTCTTGGCATGCAGCGTTATGCAAACGGCGGCAATACGATCCGCTGGATCGACGCCCTTGTCGCGGTGAGCGGCAATGTCGGCATTCCCGGTGGGGGAGCGAATTTTGGCAACTTGCAAGTGAGCGAAAGTTTTGATAAGTCTATGTTGACGCTTCCAGAACGGAAGACCGCGTCGCGCACGTGGACGATGATGAAACAGGCGGAGGAAATACTGCAGGCGAACGATCCGCCGATTGGCATGGTGATTGTCACATGCGGCAATCCGCTCGCCCAAGTGCCGAACACGAACCTAGTGAAAAAGGCGTTCGCTTCCGTTGAGACAGTCGTTGTGTTTGAGCAGTTCATGACCGATACGGCTGCAGCGGCTGATTACGTTCTTCCGATAGCGGCTTCGTTTGAAGAGGAAGACGTGTATTGTTCGTCGATGTACCATGCGTATGTGAACTATGGGCCGAAGCTTGTTGATCCACCGGGCGAGGCGAAGCCGGACTTGTGGATTTGGACGGAGTTGGCGAATCGCCTCGGCTTTGGCGCTGAGTTCGCTTATACGCGTGAGCAGTTTCTTGAGATGGCGCTCCATCCTTTAGAGCGATACGGCATTACGCTTGAGCGGCTGAAAGCCGAGCACCGCGTGCTTTTGCCTGTCGAACCGGTGCCATG is part of the Geobacillus sp. 46C-IIa genome and encodes:
- a CDS encoding molybdopterin-dependent oxidoreductase, with the translated sequence METTHVTSCPLNCWDVCGLKVTVKDGNIVRIDGDEQHPITKGNICGRGRMLKERVNAKERLLYPLKKVNGQWIRVSWEEALDDIAGKMRELKERFGPTAVLHSHDYANNGLLKNLDRRFFNCYGGVTELVGSLCWGAGIEAQTWDFGNAYSHAPEDIDNSRHIVIWGRNVARTNMHLFERLLAAKKRGVTIVVIDPLFGPTARIADRYVCVKPGMDAFLAMGIMKELLRLGLEDRSFIEQHTIGFRDVEQVLQTISFEEIERHTGVSRHVMTELARLYGDRPTATYLGLGMQRYANGGNTIRWIDALVAVSGNVGIPGGGANFGNLQVSESFDKSMLTLPERKTASRTWTMMKQAEEILQANDPPIGMVIVTCGNPLAQVPNTNLVKKAFASVETVVVFEQFMTDTAAAADYVLPIAASFEEEDVYCSSMYHAYVNYGPKLVDPPGEAKPDLWIWTELANRLGFGAEFAYTREQFLEMALHPLERYGITLERLKAEHRVLLPVEPVPWRDRRFQTPSGKYEFTSSIARQKGKDGRLTIMYPAESKEVNPSLAAKYPYRLLTIHPLRSNHSQHYPLIPALQTVRIEVAIDVAAEKGLTDGDKARVYNDRGSLIGTVKVLDGVYPGTINIDEGQWGAFGGPVNVLTSDLESDNGCGSTLYDCLVNVEKTAPEAKETV